From Salvelinus sp. IW2-2015 linkage group LG33, ASM291031v2, whole genome shotgun sequence, one genomic window encodes:
- the LOC111958078 gene encoding golgin subfamily A member 3 isoform X3, with protein sequence MENHNSVIAEMETTNVEIHQLDLIPQSKEGGADSVVSDAQLLKKGEPTASGDVLNADKEPSLELENEEKIRRDARRRLEEQLKQYRVQRHKETSHRSTPKSRSGFSTLDPDLMMHPEALPRASTTSMTTEYSFLRTSVPRGPKLGSLGIPPAKERMSRSPRPSKIHSLADYKTLEPAGGTSDGGGGGGVRTSEDPSMGSLGSNLSSVSTLSEVSMMSEVGSVEMTSLEALLGSSISLQDNTLEVDAGSESGMGSRPGGDGDDSSTYSSVSTSTGGTGTYGMLAEAVGRQRGNYMVEGREIVPEAMGNFPSLQEVLQAASDEQHLLEQDREGTGGPRSRRDSFSSSVSLESSVMGHDEMLQVLKEKMRLEGQLESLSSEANQALKEKTELQAKLATVNAQLQAQVEQSHASQEKQSSLNKEVSTLRQSCFQLERAMVELQGNLESKNAGLTSLGNDLQVAEEQYQRLMGKVEEMQQNVTSRDNAVQELRQQMGGLQTQLQQVQLERTTLQSRLKTSQAEIISLQQVRQWYQQQLALAQEARVRLQGEMVNMQAGQMTQIGALEHLKLENVTLSHQLTQTQHRSIKEKERIAVQLQSIEADMMTQEAAYQQIQDAKSMVEDDLRHKLDEFEEEREHLQKLANAASSLERELEQMKVTLSQKDLQLEALQKEHLELMRQLTATQESLHTKEQSINQLEARYLELEATLAELQTETNAKDENIQYLQNEKIVLEVALQAARADKSQLDEGAERLGEEVLVASDVLDQLRQEVQVKSSQIGSLQQDNSTLKKHAQKLKEQFMQQKVMVEAYRRDASSKEQLISELKSTKKRLVSEVKGLKQELLEAHGEKQKAELEQSRLQTEVVRVQQQMNSLENHLQFVQTERDQLESQIQSLQFDQSQQAAVTEENEGLKKQVDLMQSEARKAISEQKVRMKRLGTDLTSAQKDMKAKHKAYENAVGILSRRLQEALADKETTEAELVKLKAQVSDGGNNQVLQDKIEALQSEHQAVSHSKAMLEKELQEVISLTSTELEELQEKVMELEDELQEARCFKRRIRRLEDANKKLSLELEHEKGKLTGLGQSHNALREHTNILETALAKREADLVQLNLQVQAVLKRKEEEDQQMKQLVQTLQVALEKEKAKVKDLKEQVAAAKAEAAHNRRHYRAAMLELCEIKKDLQAKEELVKALHSEAHKLQAQDEKHSQEVSRFQEELSEAHSQLQILQKQLDEQLSKQPLTNQEVEDLKWEVEQRQREIEAQRQQLELVEQCSQRELDSLQTALQGIKVELESVQEELSSTRKDKFMLQAKVGELRNSMKTVLLQNQQLKLDLKQNRLRKQRMEPSNPSNPVTPVKIPDCPVPASLLDELLKPSASVNKEPLNNLHNCLRQLKHEMDNLQKQMEEHTVTVHESMTSWTNAEEELTRLGVPLENDSITSPPLNQVDRNGGAEEEAQPS encoded by the exons CTGACAAAGAGCCATCACTGGAGTTGGAGAATGAGGAGAAGATCCGCCGTGATGCTCGCCGACGGCTGGAGGAGCAGCTCAAACAGTACAGAGTGCAAAGGCACAAGGAGACG tccCACCGCTCCACCCCAAAGAGCCGCAGTGGGTTCAGCACTCTGGACCCAGACCTAATGATGCACCCAGAGGCTCTTCCCCGGGCCAGCACCACCTCCATGACCACCGAGTACTCCTTCCTGCGAACCAGCGTCCCCCGGGGCCCTAAGCTGGGCAGTCTGGGCATTCCACCAGCCAAGGAAAGAATGTCACGATCACCCCGCCCCAGCAAGATCCACTCACTGGCCGATTACAAGACCCTCGAGCCAGCAGGGGGCACTAGTGATGGTGGAGGCGGTGGTGGGGTCAGAACGTCTGAAGACCCCTCCATGGGCTCCCTGGGGTCCAACCTGAGCTCTGTATCCACCCTGTCCGAGGTCAGCATGATGTCAGAGGTTGGCTCTGTGGAGATGACCTCTTTGGAGGCCCTGCTGGGGTCATCAATATCTCTCCAGGACAACACCTTGGAGGTGGATGCCGGCAGCGAGTCAGGTATGGGGTCGCGGCCTGGTGGAGATGGGGATGACAGCTCTACTTACAGCAGCGTGTCCACCTCCACCGGGGGCACTGGGACCTATGGCATGCTGGCTGAAGCAGTGGGCAGGCAGAGAGGGAACTACATGGTGGAGGGCAGGGAGATTGTTCCGGAGGCCATGGGCAACTTCCCATCACTGCAGGAGGTCCTGCAGGCTGCCAGCGATGAACAGCACCTGCTGGAGCAGGACAGGGAGGGGACCgggggaccacgcagccgcagGGACAGCTTCTCCAGCAG TGTGTCATTGGAGAGCTCCGTGATGGGACATGACGAAATGCTCCAGGTTCTGAAGGAGAAGATGAGACTGGAGGGCCAGCTAGAGTCTCTGTCTTCTGAGGCCAACCAG GCTCTGAAAGAGAAGACTGAGCTCCAGGCCAAGCTGGCTACAGTCAACGCCCAGCTGCAGGCCCAGGTGGAGCAGTCCCATGCCAGCCAAGAGAAGCAGAGCTCCCTCAACAAGGAGGTGTCCACCCTGCGCCAGAGCTGCTTCCAGCTGGAGAGGGCCATGGTGGAGCTGCAGGGCAACCTGGAGAGCAAGAACGCTGGCCTGACCTCGCTGGGCAACGACCTGCAGGTGGCTGAGGAGCAATACCAGAGACTCATGGGGAAGGTAGAGGAGATGCAACAGAATGTGACCTCCAGGGATAACGCTG TTCAGGAGTTGCGTCAGCAGATGGGTGGTCTCCAGACTCAGCTCCAGCAGGTCCAGCTAGAGCGCACCACCCTGCAGAGCAGGTTGAAGACCTCCCAGGCAGAGATCATCTCGCTGCAGCAGGTCCGCCAGTGGTACCAGCAGCAGCTAGCGCTGGCCCAGGAGGCTCGGGTCCGACTCCAGGGCGAAATGGTCAACATGCAG GCTGGGCAGATGACCCAGATTGGTGCCTTGGAGCACCTGAAGCTGGAGAACGTGACTCTGTCCCACCAGCTGACACAAACCCAGCATCGCTCAATCAAAGAGAAGGAGCGCATTGCTGTACAGCTGCAGAGTATTGAG GCTGACATGATGACCCAGGAAGCTGCCTATCAGCAGATACAGGATGCCAAGAGCATGGTGGAGGATGATCTTCGGCACAAACTGGACGAGTTTGAGGAGGAGCGAGAGCACTTACAGAAACTGGCCAACGCCGCCAGCTCTCTGGAGAGAGAACTAGAGCAG ATGAAGGTGACCCTATCCCAGAAGGACCTGCAGCTGGAGGCCCTCCAGAAGGAGCATCTGGAGCTGATGAGACAGCTGACAGCCACTCAGGAGAGCCTTCACACCAAAGAGCAGTCCATCAACCAGCTGGAGGCCCGCTACCTGGAGCTGGAGGCTACGCTGGCAGAGCTGCAGACAGAGACCAACGCCAAGGATGAGAACATCCAGTATCTGCAGAATGAGAAGATCGTGCTGGAGGTGGCCCTCCAGGCAGCCAGAGCTGATAAAAGTCAGCTGGACGAGGGGGCGGAGAGGCTGGGGGAGGAGGTGCTGGTGGCCTCAGATGTCCTTGATCAGCTCAGGCAGGAGGTCCAAGTCAAATCCTCACAG ATTGGATCTCTGCAGCAGGATAACAGCACCCTGAAGAAACACGCTCAGAAATTGAAAGAGCAGTTCATGCAGCAAAAG GTGATGGTGGAGGCATATCGGCGGGATGCCAGCTCCAAGGAGCAGCTCATCAGCGAGCTGAAGTCAACTAAGAAGCGTCTGGTGTCGGAGGTGAAGGGACTGAAGCAGGAGCTGCTGGAGGCCCATGGGGAGAAACAGAAAGCTGAGCTGGAGCAGAGCCGGCTGCAGACGGAAGTGGTCCGGGTCCAGCAGCAGATGAACAGCCTGGAGAACCACCTGCAGTTTGTGCAGACCGAGAGGGATCAGCTGGAGTCTCAGATACAG TCCCTGCAGTTTGACCAGAGCCAGCAAGCAGCAGTGACAGAGGAGAATGAGGGCCTGAAGAAACAGGTGGACCTGATGCAGTCTGAAGCCAGGAA GGCCATCTCAGAGCAGAAGGTGAGAATGAAGCGGCTGGGGACAGATTTGACCAGCGCGCAGAAGGATATGAAGGCCAAGCACAAGGCCTATGAGAACGCAGTGGGCATCCTGAGTCGCAGGCTCCAAGAAGCCCTGGCCGACAAGGAGACTACCGAGGCAGAGCTGGTCAAACTCAAGGCCCAGGTCTCAGATGGCGGCAACAACCAGGTCCTGCAG GATAAGATTGAGGCTCTGCAGAGTGAACACCAGGCTGTGAGCCACAGCAAAGCCATGCTGGAGAAGGAGCTTCAGGAGGTCATCTCCCTCACCAGCACTGAGCTGGAAGAGTTACAGGAGAAAGTAATGGAGCTAGAAGATGAG CTGCAGGAGGCGCGATGCTTCAAGAGGAGGATTAGACGACTGGAAGACGCCAACAAGAAGTTATCCCTGGAGCTGGAGCATGAGAAAGGGAAGTTGACGGGACTGGGGCAGTCCCATAATGCACTGCGGGAGCATACCAATATTCTAGAGACTGCCCTGGCCAAGAGAGAGGCCGACCTGGTCCAGCTCAACCTCCAG GTGCAAGCTGTACTAAAACGCAAAGAGGAGGAAGACCAGCAGATGAAACAGCTGGTCCAGACACTACAGGTCGCCTTGGAGAAGGAAAAAGCCAAAGTCAAGGACCTGAAAGAGCAG GTGGCAGCAGCTAAGGCAGAGGCTGCCCACAACAGGCGACATTACAGGGCAGCCATGCTGGAGCTGTGTGAGATCAAGAAGGACCTGCAGGCCAAAGAAGAGCTGGTCAAAGCCCTGCACAGCGAGGCACACAAACTACA GGCTCAGGATGAGAAACACTCTCAGGAGGTGTCCAGGTTCCAGGAGGAGCTATCAGAGGCCCACTCCCAGCTCCAGATCCTCCAGAAACAGCTGGATGAACAGCTTAGCAAGCAGCCCCTCACCAACCAGGAG GTTGAGGATTTGAAGTGGGAGGTGGAGCAGAGGCAGAGGGAGATCGAGGCCCAGAGACAGCAGCTGGAACTGGTGGAGCAGTGCAGCCAGAGGGAGCTGGACAGCCTGCAGACAgctctacag GGCATTAAGGTGGAGCTGGAGTCTGTGCAGGAGGAACTGAGCAGCACCAGAAAGGATAAGTTCATGCTGCAGGCCAAGGTGGGGGAGCTGAGGAACAGCATGAAGACTGTTCTGCTGCAGAACCAGCAGCTCAAACTGGACCTCAAACAGAACCGCCTCCGAAAG CAGAGGATGGAGCCATCGAACCCATCAAATCCAGTGACCCCGGTGAAGATCCCAGACTGCCCTGTGCCTGCCTCCCTGCTGGATGAGTTGCTCAAGCCCTCTGCCTCCGTCAACAAGGAGCCCCTCAATAACCTGCACAACTGTCTGCGCCAGCTCAA GCATGAGATGGACAACCTTCAGAAACAAATGGAGGAGCACACAGTCACCGTGCACGAGTCCATGACGTCATGGACTAACGCAGAGGAGGAATTGACTCGACTGGGGGTGCCGCTGGAGAATGACTCCATAACATCTCCCCCTCTAAACCAGGTGGACCGTAAcggaggagcggaggaggaggCACAGCCATCGTAA